Proteins found in one Deltaproteobacteria bacterium genomic segment:
- a CDS encoding pitrilysin family protein — MRLRFLNVLTAAVLMCIFSSHANAQTKDVFKTKLDNGMTVILEEGHSARVVAFQMFVRTGSADENDKEAGIAHVFEHMLFKGTEKRKVGQIAGEVEAAGGYINAYTSYDNTVYHLAVASRYFDTGLDIISDAIQRSSFDPDELKKELEVVLEEIRMGEDNPGRKLYKNIFSTAYTTHPYKRPVIGFTDTVKTFSREQILDFFKKWYIPNNMVLVVVGDFDKNKALDAIKNSFKGFKPDTEPHKPRPAEPSQKELKTNIAADEIKETHLGMAFHIPEMSHPDTYVIDVLANILGQGESSRLYQGIKEKKQLVHTISTYAMTPKEPGVFFVNATLEAKNAKRTIEEVLKEIYSIKHNGVSVTELNKAKLNLESDFVYERETMEGRAGQLGHFEVTAGDIAYEKQYLEGISKVTSEDIKRITRQYLKEDNMTAALILPKPDKDIISKGDIVLAAGAAGVSSGIVSGQEETRKTNNLKRVEEPVKIKLKNGISLILKEDHSSPTVSVYTTFPGGLRYEDEKTNGLGNFAAAMLTKGTEKRTMFELAKEIEGMAGSVNGFSGKNSIGVSGKFLSRYFDNGIEIIADCLLNPTFPQGELEKTKKEILADIKRQEDYLPGYTFKLFYKTLYERHPYRMPVIGTEKTVSGFKRKDLIEHYKRLIVPQNMVISIAGDINKDEVAAKIEELFGSFNRKAKPLADLPIDGRQTHIKKTGEVKEKQQTHIALGFLGATITSEARFPLTVLTEILSSQGGRLFIELRDKESLAYALSVFSREGVEPGAFAVYIGAAPEKKDKAIQGILRELKKVITEKVSDEELKRAKSALIGGYEMGLQANMAQATDMATNELYGLGFDEYKRYPGKIEAVTTDDILKTAQRYINLDAYTLSVVGPK, encoded by the coding sequence ATGAGATTAAGGTTTTTGAATGTTTTAACGGCCGCGGTTTTGATGTGTATATTTTCAAGCCATGCAAATGCCCAGACAAAGGATGTATTCAAGACCAAACTTGACAACGGCATGACAGTCATCCTTGAAGAAGGTCATTCTGCCAGAGTTGTGGCGTTTCAGATGTTTGTCCGGACGGGCAGCGCAGATGAGAATGACAAAGAGGCCGGCATTGCCCATGTATTTGAGCATATGCTTTTTAAAGGAACTGAAAAGAGAAAGGTTGGGCAGATTGCAGGCGAGGTTGAGGCAGCGGGCGGATATATAAATGCCTATACATCTTATGACAACACAGTATATCACCTTGCCGTGGCAAGCAGATATTTTGATACAGGGCTTGATATAATATCGGATGCAATACAGCGCTCATCCTTTGACCCGGATGAGCTTAAAAAAGAGCTTGAGGTTGTGCTTGAAGAAATCAGGATGGGAGAGGATAATCCCGGCAGGAAGCTTTACAAAAATATCTTTTCCACCGCATACACAACCCATCCGTATAAAAGACCTGTCATAGGGTTTACTGATACGGTAAAAACATTTTCACGGGAACAGATTCTGGATTTCTTCAAAAAGTGGTATATCCCAAACAATATGGTTCTGGTAGTAGTTGGAGACTTTGATAAAAACAAGGCGCTGGATGCCATAAAAAACAGTTTCAAGGGATTTAAACCGGACACTGAACCGCATAAACCAAGACCAGCCGAGCCTTCTCAGAAAGAACTCAAAACAAATATAGCAGCGGATGAAATAAAAGAAACCCACCTCGGCATGGCATTTCACATACCTGAGATGAGCCATCCTGACACATATGTAATAGATGTGCTGGCAAATATCCTTGGCCAGGGGGAAAGCTCAAGGCTCTATCAGGGTATTAAAGAAAAAAAACAGCTTGTCCACACTATCTCAACATATGCCATGACGCCAAAAGAGCCTGGTGTGTTTTTTGTGAATGCAACCCTTGAGGCAAAGAATGCAAAAAGAACAATCGAAGAGGTTTTGAAGGAGATTTACAGTATAAAGCATAACGGGGTTTCGGTTACCGAACTGAATAAGGCAAAGCTGAATCTTGAAAGCGACTTTGTATATGAGCGCGAGACCATGGAAGGAAGGGCAGGACAACTCGGACACTTTGAGGTTACGGCAGGAGACATAGCCTATGAAAAACAATATCTTGAAGGCATATCAAAGGTCACATCTGAGGATATAAAGCGCATAACAAGACAGTATCTGAAAGAAGACAATATGACTGCGGCGCTTATACTCCCGAAACCTGATAAGGATATTATCAGCAAGGGAGATATCGTTTTGGCAGCAGGGGCGGCAGGGGTTTCATCAGGCATTGTATCAGGGCAGGAAGAAACCAGAAAGACAAATAATCTAAAAAGGGTTGAAGAACCGGTAAAGATAAAGCTCAAAAATGGGATAAGCCTTATTCTAAAGGAAGACCACTCCAGTCCTACGGTTAGTGTATATACAACATTTCCAGGCGGGTTAAGATATGAGGATGAAAAGACAAACGGCCTTGGAAATTTTGCGGCAGCCATGCTTACCAAAGGCACAGAAAAAAGAACAATGTTTGAACTGGCAAAAGAGATAGAAGGCATGGCAGGGAGTGTAAACGGTTTTTCAGGCAAGAATTCCATTGGTGTTTCAGGAAAATTTTTAAGCAGATATTTTGATAACGGCATTGAGATTATTGCAGATTGCCTTCTGAATCCAACATTCCCTCAGGGAGAGTTGGAAAAAACAAAAAAAGAAATACTTGCGGACATAAAGAGGCAGGAGGATTATCTGCCCGGTTATACATTTAAACTCTTTTATAAAACGCTTTACGAAAGACATCCATACAGGATGCCTGTAATTGGAACCGAAAAGACTGTATCAGGCTTTAAGAGAAAAGACCTTATAGAGCATTATAAACGGCTCATAGTGCCGCAGAATATGGTTATCTCTATTGCGGGAGACATAAATAAGGATGAGGTTGCAGCAAAGATTGAAGAACTATTCGGCAGTTTTAACAGAAAGGCCAAGCCATTGGCAGATCTGCCCATAGACGGCAGGCAAACCCATATCAAAAAAACCGGCGAGGTAAAAGAAAAACAGCAAACCCACATTGCGCTGGGGTTTCTTGGCGCGACCATTACCAGCGAGGCAAGATTTCCTCTTACTGTGCTCACAGAAATACTCTCCAGCCAGGGTGGAAGATTATTTATCGAGCTTCGGGATAAAGAAAGCCTTGCCTACGCCTTAAGCGTATTTTCAAGAGAAGGCGTCGAACCTGGAGCATTTGCTGTATATATTGGCGCAGCGCCTGAAAAGAAAGATAAGGCTATACAAGGCATATTAAGGGAATTAAAAAAGGTCATTACGGAAAAGGTCAGCGATGAAGAATTAAAGAGGGCAAAAAGCGCGCTCATAGGTGGGTATGAAATGGGGCTTCAGGCAAACATGGCACAGGCAACAGACATGGCAACCAATGAACTTTACGGCCTTGGCTTTGACGAATACAAGAGATACCCTGGAAAGATAGAGGCGGTTACAACAGACGACATACTAAAGACAGCGCAGCGGTATATAAACCTGGATGCTTATACATTGAGTGTAGTTGGGCCGAAGTAA
- a CDS encoding type II toxin-antitoxin system Phd/YefM family antitoxin — MREVQEVIPITQAKRDFLDIMRKVEEMDETIAITKNGIPVGILINIERFEGLMETIDILSDKETMKALERAKKQQKAGRFYTHEEVWGE; from the coding sequence ATGAGAGAGGTTCAGGAGGTAATTCCTATTACACAGGCAAAAAGAGATTTTCTTGATATTATGAGAAAAGTAGAAGAAATGGACGAGACCATTGCTATAACAAAAAACGGCATTCCTGTGGGAATTTTGATAAACATTGAGCGGTTTGAAGGGCTGATGGAGACAATAGATATCTTAAGTGATAAAGAGACCATGAAGGCTCTGGAGCGCGCAAAAAAACAGCAAAAGGCAGGAAGGTTTTATACCCACGAAGAGGTTTGGGGTGAATGA
- a CDS encoding multiheme c-type cytochrome, with product MKRRIIIALLIISAGLFLFWRFIRPMNIFVVSEAFERPIPVHALMKDLSAKACRGCHQEIYDEWATTMHSRAWTDPYFQADFRFEGSQQICKNCHIPLENQQEELVLGFHDKEKLNPILKLNANFDPTLQSEGVTCNVCHLREGRILGPYGSTSSPHAVVRMTDPNQVCVRCHVVSGKRWDTFFRMPPCGTVAEIKSTGEIEMKCVQCHMPELQRSIVAGGKVRIIRRHLWRGGHDPDTVKNGLQVKLQEQAAAPGKRKYTLTLANIGAAHYLPTGTPDRHLTVDLRLMDINGKIIKEQHYTLKRAILWRPFIIELWDTRLPYLKPRTYTIAFSTNGRNVPKVIEVVIRYHLLAESRRKRIGYESKEPISYEIFYRKSPL from the coding sequence ATGAAGAGAAGGATTATCATAGCGCTTCTTATAATTTCAGCAGGGTTATTTCTCTTCTGGCGGTTCATTCGTCCCATGAACATCTTTGTGGTATCAGAGGCATTTGAGCGGCCGATTCCTGTGCATGCACTGATGAAAGACCTGAGTGCAAAGGCCTGTAGAGGTTGCCACCAGGAGATTTATGACGAATGGGCCACCACTATGCACAGCAGGGCATGGACAGACCCATATTTTCAGGCTGATTTCCGTTTTGAGGGTTCTCAACAGATATGTAAAAACTGCCACATCCCGCTCGAGAATCAGCAGGAAGAACTTGTCCTTGGCTTCCACGATAAGGAGAAGTTGAATCCGATACTGAAACTGAATGCCAATTTTGATCCAACACTTCAAAGTGAAGGCGTCACCTGCAATGTCTGCCATCTGAGGGAGGGTCGTATTCTTGGCCCGTACGGCAGCACCTCTTCACCCCATGCCGTTGTCAGAATGACCGACCCGAATCAAGTGTGTGTGCGATGTCATGTGGTAAGCGGCAAACGGTGGGATACTTTCTTCCGCATGCCGCCGTGCGGGACCGTTGCAGAGATAAAGTCCACGGGGGAGATAGAGATGAAATGCGTTCAATGCCACATGCCTGAACTACAACGTTCTATCGTTGCCGGTGGAAAGGTTCGCATCATACGCCGACATCTCTGGCGTGGAGGGCATGATCCGGATACGGTCAAAAACGGACTTCAGGTCAAACTGCAGGAACAGGCTGCTGCGCCCGGCAAACGGAAATATACCCTTACCCTTGCCAATATCGGTGCGGCTCACTATCTGCCTACAGGTACCCCGGACCGCCATCTCACCGTAGACCTGAGGCTCATGGATATAAACGGCAAGATTATAAAGGAACAGCACTACACCTTGAAACGAGCTATCCTGTGGCGTCCTTTTATCATAGAGCTTTGGGATACTCGACTGCCATATCTTAAGCCTCGTACCTATACGATAGCATTTTCCACCAATGGAAGGAATGTGCCGAAGGTAATAGAGGTTGTCATTCGCTATCATTTGTTGGCAGAGTCGCGTCGGAAACGAATTGGTTATGAAAGCAAAGAACCTATTTCGTATGAAATATTTTATAGAAAGAGTCCTTTATAA
- a CDS encoding aconitate hydratase, with protein sequence MGKNITQKILENHLTSGEMATDNEIAIKIDQTLTQDATGTMAYLQFEAMGVPRVKTKLSVSYVDHNTLQYGGFENADDHRFLQTIAAKHGIQFSRPGNGICHQVHLERFGAPGQTMLGSDSHTPTCGGLGMMAIGAGGLDVAVAMGGGPFNLIYPKVVLVNLKGKLKPWVSAKDIILEVLRKMTVKGGVGKIIEYGGEGVQSLSVPERATITNMGAELGATTSIFPSDGITKEFLKAQNRERDWQELAADTDAKYDETIEINLSKLEPMIAKPHSPDAVCKISEVEGMKVDQVCIGSCTNSSFRDLMIVADIFKKGKFKVNPNISMTISPGSKQVLEMITLNKGLASLIGAGARILEAACGPCIGNGQSPPSKGVSLRTFNRNFEGRSGTKDAQVYLCSPEAAAAAAIYGVITDPRKLGKYPKIKMPKEFMVDDSMVIPPAKDPSKIEILRGPNIKPLPVAIKVQGGVSGNTLIKLGDNITTDHITPAGTWLKYRSNVPKYSESVFSAIDAQFHEKAKAANGGFVIAGENYGQGSSREHAALCPMYLGIKGIIAKSFARIHKDNLVNFGILPLSFTNLADYDAIDQGDKLEINDLINQLKAGDSLTIKNVAKNKEIKVKHGFSPRQVDIILAGGLLNFTKGAV encoded by the coding sequence ATGGGCAAAAATATTACACAGAAGATATTAGAGAACCATCTTACATCAGGCGAAATGGCCACTGACAATGAGATAGCCATAAAGATTGACCAAACCCTGACTCAGGATGCAACAGGCACAATGGCCTATCTGCAGTTTGAGGCAATGGGCGTGCCGAGGGTCAAGACAAAGCTATCTGTGAGTTATGTTGACCACAATACGCTCCAGTACGGCGGTTTTGAAAATGCGGATGACCACAGGTTTTTACAAACCATTGCCGCTAAGCACGGCATCCAATTTTCAAGGCCCGGCAACGGTATATGCCATCAGGTTCATCTGGAGAGATTTGGCGCGCCGGGGCAGACTATGCTTGGTTCGGACAGTCATACGCCGACATGCGGCGGCCTTGGCATGATGGCAATTGGGGCAGGAGGTCTTGATGTGGCAGTTGCCATGGGCGGCGGGCCTTTTAACCTTATATACCCAAAGGTTGTACTGGTAAACCTCAAGGGTAAACTTAAACCGTGGGTTTCTGCAAAAGATATAATTCTTGAAGTCTTGAGAAAGATGACTGTAAAGGGCGGTGTTGGAAAAATTATTGAATACGGCGGCGAAGGTGTCCAGAGCCTTTCCGTTCCCGAAAGGGCTACTATTACCAATATGGGCGCAGAGCTTGGCGCAACAACATCCATATTCCCCAGCGATGGGATAACAAAGGAATTTTTAAAGGCGCAGAACAGGGAAAGAGACTGGCAAGAGCTTGCTGCTGACACGGATGCAAAATACGATGAAACAATTGAAATAAACCTAAGCAAGCTCGAACCAATGATTGCAAAGCCGCACAGCCCTGATGCGGTCTGCAAGATATCTGAAGTTGAGGGTATGAAGGTTGATCAGGTCTGCATCGGAAGCTGCACAAATTCATCATTCAGGGATTTGATGATTGTCGCTGACATATTTAAAAAGGGGAAATTCAAAGTTAATCCGAATATAAGCATGACCATATCCCCAGGCTCAAAACAGGTTCTGGAGATGATAACCCTTAATAAAGGGCTTGCAAGCCTTATTGGGGCAGGCGCAAGGATACTTGAGGCAGCATGCGGACCGTGCATAGGCAACGGTCAGTCGCCTCCGTCAAAGGGTGTATCTTTAAGGACATTTAACAGAAACTTTGAAGGCAGGAGCGGCACAAAAGACGCACAGGTCTATCTTTGCAGCCCTGAGGCCGCAGCAGCCGCAGCTATCTACGGTGTGATAACAGACCCAAGGAAATTAGGCAAATATCCAAAGATAAAAATGCCGAAGGAATTCATGGTTGATGATTCAATGGTCATCCCGCCTGCAAAAGACCCGTCAAAGATAGAGATATTGAGAGGGCCGAATATAAAGCCATTGCCAGTGGCAATAAAAGTTCAGGGCGGCGTAAGCGGCAATACTTTAATAAAACTCGGCGACAATATTACAACAGACCACATCACGCCAGCAGGCACATGGCTTAAATACAGGAGCAATGTGCCGAAATATTCAGAATCCGTTTTTTCAGCCATTGACGCCCAGTTCCACGAAAAGGCAAAGGCTGCAAACGGCGGATTTGTTATTGCGGGCGAGAACTATGGACAAGGCTCTTCAAGGGAGCATGCCGCGCTATGCCCGATGTATCTCGGCATAAAGGGGATTATTGCAAAGAGCTTTGCCAGAATACACAAGGATAATCTTGTAAACTTCGGCATCCTGCCTCTATCATTCACAAATCTGGCTGATTATGATGCAATAGACCAGGGCGATAAGCTGGAAATAAACGACCTGATAAACCAACTAAAGGCCGGGGATTCATTGACAATAAAGAATGTTGCAAAGAATAAAGAGATAAAGGTAAAACACGGCTTCAGCCCACGACAAGTTGACATTATACTTGCAGGCGGACTGCTGAACTTTACAAAAGGGGCGGTGTAA
- a CDS encoding type II toxin-antitoxin system RelE/ParE family toxin, with product MKRFRFRYLLEAKNAIRKLPPAIKPGLKSGIEELLHNPFAGKELVDELSDFRSLAIGTYRVIYLIIEDEGLIEIHFIGHRRDVYANFKELLKTIKR from the coding sequence ATGAAAAGATTCAGATTCAGGTATCTGCTCGAAGCTAAGAATGCGATTAGAAAGCTTCCTCCTGCAATAAAACCCGGCCTGAAAAGCGGCATTGAAGAACTTCTACACAATCCGTTTGCCGGAAAGGAGCTTGTTGACGAGCTTTCCGACTTTCGTTCCCTTGCCATTGGCACATATCGTGTTATTTATCTGATAATCGAGGATGAAGGCCTCATAGAAATCCATTTTATCGGACACAGACGCGATGTTTATGCTAATTTTAAGGAATTGCTTAAAACAATAAAAAGATAG
- a CDS encoding DUF2065 domain-containing protein, which yields MTYFLSVLGLVLVIEGLPYFAFPAKIKEWAISLQELPERTLRIMGFVSIIAGLLLVYLGRRVF from the coding sequence ATGACTTATTTTCTAAGCGTACTGGGTTTGGTGCTTGTAATTGAGGGATTGCCATATTTTGCATTTCCTGCAAAGATAAAAGAGTGGGCTATCTCCCTGCAAGAGTTGCCGGAGAGGACACTCCGCATTATGGGGTTTGTCTCCATAATAGCAGGTTTGCTTCTGGTCTATTTGGGCAGAAGGGTGTTTTGA
- a CDS encoding deoxyribonuclease IV, whose product MILLGAHMSIAGGVDKAIERGNQLSCTAIQLFTKNATQWRGKVFEEEEIDRFFSLRKKSNISKILAHDSYLINLASGSPALRTKSINALINEMEHCRILCIPYIVMHPGSHLGIGEDEGIKNITNSFNLIFIKTNGWPVDIAMETTAGQGTSIGYRFEHLSRIIDGVKNKERIKVCLDTCHIFAAGYDISTAEGYDTMMKEFDRIVGIDRLVCFHVNDCKKGLGSRVDRHEHIGKGMLGQLPFRLLMNDKRFADIPKIIETPKDKDMKNDRRNLGFLKKMVEKGATHG is encoded by the coding sequence ATGATACTCCTCGGCGCGCATATGTCCATTGCAGGCGGAGTGGACAAGGCCATTGAAAGAGGAAATCAACTTTCCTGCACAGCAATCCAGCTATTCACAAAAAACGCAACCCAGTGGAGGGGCAAAGTCTTTGAAGAAGAGGAGATAGACCGCTTTTTCTCTCTGAGAAAAAAGAGCAATATATCCAAAATACTTGCCCACGATTCATACCTTATAAATCTGGCATCAGGCAGCCCCGCACTTCGCACCAAATCCATCAATGCGCTCATCAATGAAATGGAACATTGCAGAATCCTTTGCATCCCTTATATTGTCATGCATCCCGGATCACACCTCGGCATAGGTGAAGATGAAGGGATAAAGAATATTACCAACTCTTTCAATCTTATTTTTATAAAAACAAATGGCTGGCCGGTTGATATAGCCATGGAGACAACAGCAGGGCAGGGGACGAGTATCGGTTATCGGTTTGAGCATCTATCCCGCATTATAGATGGCGTTAAGAATAAAGAGAGAATCAAGGTATGCCTTGACACCTGCCATATCTTTGCAGCAGGGTATGATATTTCTACTGCTGAAGGTTATGATACTATGATGAAAGAATTTGACAGGATTGTCGGCATTGACCGGCTGGTATGTTTTCATGTGAATGACTGCAAAAAGGGGCTTGGCAGCCGCGTTGACAGGCATGAGCATATCGGCAAAGGTATGCTTGGGCAACTGCCCTTTCGCCTTCTTATGAATGACAAAAGATTTGCAGATATTCCAAAGATTATAGAAACGCCAAAGGATAAGGATATGAAGAATGACCGGCGAAATCTGGGGTTTTTAAAAAAGATGGTGGAAAAAGGAGCTACACATGGGTAA
- the queA gene encoding tRNA preQ1(34) S-adenosylmethionine ribosyltransferase-isomerase QueA, translating into MRLAEFDYYLPKGLIAQFPCERRDKSRLMILSRKDRTIEHKNFSDLTAYLMPGDILILNNTKVIPARLFGKKTTGGAVEVLLIQKSEISQPKPNGAPRTAHPISVSGIEAFGAISQTWSCLISPTRGIKKGSVIVFEHGLKAAIIEKGVDGNWVIELYADIEIDKAIEMTGKMPLPPYIKREKGQDKISEFDKERYQTVFAKEKGAIAAPTAGLHFTDELLKKIKYLGVEIFYITLHTGLGTFKSVKTEDITEHKMESEHYNIDRAVFEAIKKAKMENRRVITVGSTVTRALEAMVNPPIPPLAKGGEGGFGWERPILSGATDLFIYPGYKFNTADAIITNFHLPKSTLIMLTAAFAGRGFIMRAYEEAIRLRYRFFSYGDAMIIL; encoded by the coding sequence ATGAGGCTTGCGGAGTTTGACTATTACCTTCCAAAGGGGCTTATTGCCCAGTTTCCCTGCGAGAGACGGGATAAATCCAGACTGATGATTCTGAGTAGAAAGGATAGAACCATTGAACATAAAAACTTTTCTGACTTAACAGCATATCTTATGCCCGGCGATATTTTAATATTAAACAATACCAAGGTTATACCTGCAAGGCTCTTTGGGAAGAAAACAACAGGCGGCGCTGTAGAAGTTCTCTTAATACAGAAATCAGAAATTTCGCAGCCGAAGCCAAATGGCGCCCCCCGCACTGCGCACCCTATATCCGTATCTGGGATAGAGGCATTCGGTGCAATATCCCAAACATGGAGTTGTCTTATAAGCCCAACCAGAGGGATTAAAAAAGGTTCCGTAATTGTCTTTGAACATGGACTAAAGGCTGCAATTATAGAAAAAGGAGTTGATGGAAATTGGGTTATTGAACTTTATGCGGACATTGAAATAGATAAGGCAATTGAGATGACCGGGAAGATGCCTCTCCCACCGTATATTAAAAGGGAGAAGGGACAGGATAAAATCTCTGAATTCGACAAGGAGAGGTATCAGACTGTATTTGCAAAAGAAAAAGGCGCCATCGCAGCGCCGACAGCAGGGCTGCATTTTACCGATGAACTTTTAAAAAAGATTAAATATCTCGGAGTGGAGATTTTTTATATAACCCTCCATACAGGACTTGGCACATTTAAGTCTGTAAAGACCGAGGATATAACAGAACACAAAATGGAATCCGAACATTATAATATTGACCGTGCCGTATTTGAGGCTATAAAAAAGGCAAAAATGGAAAACCGGCGGGTCATTACGGTTGGATCAACTGTAACAAGGGCATTGGAGGCAATGGTCAATCCCCCCATCCCCCCTTTAGCAAAGGGGGGCGAGGGGGGATTTGGATGGGAAAGACCAATCTTAAGCGGCGCAACAGATCTATTTATCTATCCAGGGTATAAATTTAATACAGCGGATGCCATCATCACAAATTTTCACCTTCCAAAATCAACCCTTATTATGTTAACGGCGGCATTTGCAGGAAGGGGATTTATTATGAGGGCGTATGAAGAGGCCATAAGGCTTAGGTATAGATTTTTCAGTTATGGCGATGCAATGATAATATTGTAG
- the bioD gene encoding dethiobiotin synthase — MVAKGFFITGTDTGVGKTFVTAGIVSALREKSFNVGVMKPVETGCPEKNGGLEPQDALFLKKMSGVDDDMDLINPYRFKAHLAPSIASRLEGKNIDLNRIKECYDRLASRHSMMFVEGAGGLLAPINENKTIADLIKLLNLPLIIIAASRLGAINHTLLTVRYAQSVGILVAGIILNYPAFTMEEVSSLNQTEIKRLTNVPVAGELPFCDEDRASKMVKKYLKLSFLEE; from the coding sequence ATGGTAGCCAAAGGTTTTTTTATCACAGGCACTGATACAGGCGTGGGTAAAACTTTTGTTACCGCCGGCATCGTATCGGCGCTAAGGGAAAAAAGTTTTAATGTCGGCGTGATGAAGCCTGTTGAAACAGGATGCCCTGAAAAAAACGGGGGGCTTGAGCCTCAGGATGCCCTTTTCCTTAAAAAGATGTCGGGTGTTGACGATGATATGGATTTAATAAACCCATATCGCTTCAAGGCCCATCTTGCCCCAAGCATTGCATCGAGGCTTGAAGGTAAAAATATAGACTTAAACAGGATAAAAGAATGTTATGATAGACTTGCATCAAGGCACAGCATGATGTTTGTTGAAGGCGCTGGGGGATTGCTTGCGCCCATAAATGAGAATAAGACTATTGCAGACCTTATAAAACTGCTCAACCTGCCGCTTATAATCATTGCCGCATCAAGGCTCGGGGCAATAAACCATACGCTGCTCACGGTTAGGTATGCACAATCTGTCGGCATCCTGGTTGCTGGAATTATTCTCAATTATCCGGCGTTTACCATGGAGGAGGTCTCATCTCTGAATCAGACCGAGATAAAAAGACTTACCAATGTTCCGGTAGCCGGCGAACTTCCTTTTTGTGATGAGGATAGGGCTTCTAAGATGGTGAAGAAATACTTGAAACTATCATTTTTGGAAGAATAG
- a CDS encoding SpoIID/LytB domain-containing protein: MKKGLKVRWFIACCLLLFLFSCARDTSTPFSQGKEKIRIAILKGARDLKIGGVGITAAGTEFNKENTALVVLEEEDILTINGKKIPDSSVIFSSENGILYLNGRPFRGKIEVIKDQRGLLVVNELPLEFYITGLINHEISSKWPIEAVKTQAVIARTYALYQKKKKGAVTYHMESTVIDQVYSGSIAEDDRSIHAVKETIGEVLTYNGELALTVYHSNGGGATEDSKNVWGKDYPYLRQVKSPFDKDSPNFSWMLNISMGSVETALKGAGYQAADVKDIIPLSRTNSGRITRLRILHGKGELEISGEDLRKAIGYDKLKSAMFTAEKTDGLFVFNGKGSGHGVGLSQWGAKGMAEEGYSYTEILKHFYPGTSLERIY, from the coding sequence TTGAAAAAGGGGTTAAAGGTGCGGTGGTTTATTGCTTGCTGTTTACTGCTTTTTTTATTTTCCTGCGCCAGAGATACCTCTACTCCCTTCTCACAAGGTAAAGAAAAGATTAGGATTGCGATATTGAAAGGCGCAAGAGACCTGAAAATAGGCGGGGTTGGGATAACAGCAGCCGGAACTGAATTTAATAAAGAAAATACAGCGCTGGTTGTGTTGGAAGAGGAAGACATCTTAACTATAAACGGCAAAAAGATACCGGATTCGTCGGTAATATTCTCTTCAGAAAACGGGATACTCTATTTGAACGGCCGGCCGTTCAGAGGGAAAATAGAAGTAATAAAAGACCAGCGAGGACTTCTGGTTGTAAATGAATTGCCGTTAGAGTTTTATATAACCGGTCTTATCAACCACGAGATATCTTCAAAATGGCCGATAGAGGCTGTAAAAACGCAGGCTGTTATTGCGCGGACTTATGCTCTATATCAGAAGAAGAAAAAAGGCGCAGTAACCTATCATATGGAATCAACCGTTATAGATCAGGTCTATTCAGGGAGCATTGCCGAGGATGACCGCTCCATTCATGCTGTTAAGGAGACTATTGGCGAGGTATTGACCTATAATGGAGAATTAGCGCTGACTGTCTATCATTCAAACGGCGGCGGCGCAACAGAGGATTCTAAAAATGTCTGGGGCAAGGACTATCCATATCTGCGGCAGGTAAAAAGCCCGTTTGATAAGGATTCCCCTAATTTTTCATGGATGCTGAATATAAGCATGGGGTCCGTTGAAACAGCATTAAAGGGCGCAGGTTATCAGGCAGCAGATGTCAAAGATATAATACCTTTATCCAGGACAAACAGCGGCAGGATAACAAGATTAAGGATACTTCATGGCAAAGGAGAATTAGAGATAAGCGGCGAGGACTTAAGAAAGGCTATCGGCTATGACAAGCTCAAAAGCGCCATGTTTACCGCTGAAAAGACAGACGGGTTGTTTGTGTTTAACGGGAAAGGCTCGGGCCACGGCGTGGGGTTATCACAGTGGGGCGCAAAAGGCATGGCGGAAGAGGGATACAGCTATACTGAAATACTTAAGCATTTCTATCCCGGCACAAGCCTTGAGCGAATATATTGA